A genomic region of Vitreimonas flagellata contains the following coding sequences:
- a CDS encoding terminase large subunit domain-containing protein, with amino-acid sequence MRLKPAPRPAPGLPQPRGRPGERRKVAYGGDRPVEIIAPQAGPQAAYVLCPHFDVCYGGARGGGKTFGSLLDWLEHEGRYGAKARGLFIRRHQVDLEDTIEEAKLLFEPLGAKWKEKGTHFRFPSGAILRFRYLDRDEHAKNYQGHQYTRVYVEELTQFPDPKPVDKLKATLRSKYGVPVGFRATCNPGGPGHSWVKQRYIDKGAWRVVTYEFTNPFTKEKVSRSQVFIPARLDDNPKLLQSDPGYVAGLYMSGSEQLVRAWLLGDWNIIEGAFFSRWKTERNVARPFKIPEHWLRFRSFDWGYATPFSCGWWAVASEDTAFESVSGRRLVIPRGGLVRYREWYGVKEGEANRGIERTAEQVCSGFRDEDGSWVPGIVARSEGEQIAYSVADPSIFRRVTGPSIAKTMHGKGVSFRRADNTRVARRGAMGGWDQMRNRIDGVDDEHPMLIVFETCIDFIRTVPALQHDPNNAEDLDTDGEDHAGDDCRYACMSRPWVKEIPVEQLAGQLAVGETSSLTLDDILAELDGRDDDDDRI; translated from the coding sequence GTGCGGCTGAAGCCCGCGCCCCGCCCAGCGCCAGGCCTGCCGCAGCCGCGTGGGCGGCCAGGAGAGCGCAGGAAGGTCGCGTACGGCGGCGATAGGCCCGTTGAGATCATCGCGCCGCAGGCGGGCCCACAGGCCGCCTACGTGCTGTGTCCGCACTTCGACGTCTGCTACGGTGGCGCGCGCGGTGGCGGCAAGACGTTCGGCTCGCTGCTCGATTGGCTCGAGCACGAGGGCAGGTACGGAGCGAAGGCCCGCGGGCTCTTCATCCGCCGCCACCAGGTCGACCTCGAAGACACGATCGAGGAAGCCAAGCTGCTGTTCGAGCCGCTGGGCGCGAAGTGGAAAGAAAAGGGCACGCACTTCCGATTCCCGTCGGGTGCGATCCTCAGGTTTCGGTATCTCGATCGCGACGAGCACGCGAAGAATTACCAGGGCCACCAATACACGCGGGTGTACGTCGAGGAGCTGACGCAGTTCCCGGATCCGAAGCCCGTGGACAAGCTCAAGGCCACGCTTCGATCGAAGTACGGCGTGCCGGTGGGCTTTCGCGCGACGTGCAATCCGGGTGGGCCCGGGCACTCGTGGGTGAAGCAGCGCTACATCGACAAGGGCGCTTGGCGGGTGGTGACCTACGAGTTCACCAATCCGTTCACGAAGGAAAAGGTCTCGCGCTCGCAGGTGTTCATCCCTGCGCGGCTCGACGACAATCCAAAGCTGCTGCAGAGCGACCCGGGTTATGTCGCCGGCCTCTACATGTCGGGCTCAGAGCAGCTGGTGCGCGCCTGGCTGCTCGGCGATTGGAACATCATCGAAGGCGCGTTCTTCTCGCGCTGGAAGACAGAGCGCAACGTCGCGCGGCCGTTCAAGATCCCGGAGCACTGGCTTCGCTTTCGCAGTTTCGACTGGGGTTACGCGACGCCGTTCTCGTGCGGCTGGTGGGCGGTGGCGAGCGAGGACACCGCGTTTGAGAGCGTGAGTGGGCGACGCTTGGTGATCCCGCGCGGCGGCCTGGTGCGCTATCGCGAGTGGTACGGCGTCAAGGAAGGCGAAGCTAATCGCGGCATCGAGCGCACGGCCGAGCAGGTCTGCAGCGGCTTTCGCGACGAAGATGGTTCGTGGGTGCCTGGCATCGTCGCCAGAAGCGAGGGCGAGCAGATCGCCTACTCGGTGGCCGACCCGTCGATCTTTCGACGTGTGACAGGGCCGTCGATCGCCAAGACCATGCATGGCAAGGGCGTGTCGTTCAGGCGTGCCGACAACACCCGCGTGGCGCGTCGTGGCGCGATGGGCGGTTGGGATCAGATGCGCAATCGCATCGATGGTGTCGATGACGAGCACCCGATGCTGATCGTGTTCGAGACCTGCATCGACTTCATCCGCACCGTGCCTGCGCTGCAGCACGATCCGAACAATGCGGAAGATCTCGACACCGACGGCGAAGATCACGCCGGCGACGATTGTCGCTACGCCTGCATGAGCCGGCCGTGGGTGAAGGAAATTCCAGTCGAGCAGCTCGCGGGCCAGTTGGCCGTCGGCGAAACGAGCTCGCTCACTTTGGACGACATTCTGGCGGAGCTCGATGGCCGAGAC